One Chiloscyllium punctatum isolate Juve2018m chromosome 19, sChiPun1.3, whole genome shotgun sequence genomic window carries:
- the LOC140491264 gene encoding NACHT, LRR and PYD domains-containing protein 3-like, which produces MKHLSQVLTCFIMQASERWKESYQITSKGIQDQHKQHLLHQTEHVVKHTIKGDSKITIISFTDRYTELIIISTLPERRLVEHELLSRGREHEEWQRKYITSELEKNRIDQLFRSSFGHSSLSGTTVVSGVAGIGKTTMVQRMVHEWASGNIYPQFQFVLHFTFRNLNVINRAVSLTEMVLDQYPYLEKIIEDIWMKPEYLLLVFDGLDEYKHQIDFTGRMAGDVSANHCVAPDCRCEIFEMVHSLVQQQLLRGCSVLVTSRPTALDSLEKANVNLWAEILGFLADERKEFVRKFFGSAQLATNVFKHVKENEILYTMCYNPSYCWIICSTLGPLFTQQKCKQPLPKTITQLFSIYLSNLLDNHKRDVEDQRMVLQRLRELAYQGVSKRRIVFNENHFIQHQLKSSKLISGFMMEILERDDTAKNIVYTFLHLTIQEFLAALAQNVVEMLHCAFKNDDGRFEIFI; this is translated from the coding sequence GTATACAAGATCAACATAAGCAACACCTCCTCCACCAAACCGAGCATGTGGTCAAACACACCATCAAAGGAGACAGCAAAATAACGATCATTTCCTTCACTGATCGATATACAGAGCTTATCATTATTTCCACTCTGCCTGAACGGAGACTAGTGGAACATGAGCTCCTTTCGAGAGGTAGGGAACATGAAGAATGGCAGCGGAAGTACATCACCAGCGAACTTGAAAAAAATCGGATTGATCAATTATTCAGGAGCAGTTTTGGCCACTCCAGCCTGTCTGGCACCACGGTGGTTAGCGGAGTGGCTGGCATTGGTAAGACAACAATGGTGCAGAGGATGGTCCATGAATGGGCATCAGGAAACATCTATCCTCAGTTCCAATTTGTTCTACATTTCACATTTCGAAATCTTAATGTCATCAACAGAGCCGTTTCTCTGACTGAAATGGTATTGGATCAGTACCCTTATTtagaaaagataattgaagatATCTGGATGAAACCTGAATATCTTCTCTTGGTTTTTGATGGATTAGATGAGTACAAACACCAGATTGATTTCACTGGCCGCATGGCTGGTGATGTCTCTGCGAATCACTGTGTTGCACCTGACTGCAGATGTGAAATTTTTGAAATGGTGCACTCCCTGGTACAGCAACAGCTGCTCAGAGGTTGTTCTGTGCTGGTTACCAGCCGGCCGACTGCCCTTGACTCATTGGAAAAGGCCAATGTCAACCTTTGGGCTGAGATCCTGGGTTTTCTTGCTGATGAAAGAAAAGAGTTTGTCAGAAAGTTTTTTGGCAGTGCGCAACTCGCTACCAATGTCTTCAAACACGTCAAGGAGAATGAGATCCTGTACACCATGTGCTACAACCCTTCATATTGCTGGATCATTTGCTCAACCTTAGGCCCGCTCTTTACACAGCAGAAGTGCAAGCAACCTCTTCCCAAAACCATCACTCAACTTTTCTCCATCTACCTTTCCAATCTCTTGGACAACCACAAGCGAGATGTTGAGGACCAGCGGATGGTTTTACAGCGACTCAGGGAGTTGGCTTACCAGGGAGTTTCGAAAAGGAGAATTGTTTTTAATGAGAATCACTTCATTCAGCATCAGCTGAAGTCCAGCAAATTAATTTCAGGATTCATGATGGAGATCCTTGAAAGGGATGACACAGCTAAAAACATTGTGTATACATTTCTCCACCTTACCATCCAGGAATTCTTGGCCGCCCTGGCTCAGAATGTGGTGGAAATGCTTCACTGTGCTTTTAAGAATGATGATGGTCGGTTTGAGATTTTTATTTGA